Proteins co-encoded in one Gadus morhua chromosome 6, gadMor3.0, whole genome shotgun sequence genomic window:
- the kdm2ba gene encoding lysine (K)-specific demethylase 2Ba isoform X1 → MAFSLSGDEEDYESDAEQQRAANRPKPKVGTSAAIKLPSNRNSSGARRRRTRCRKCEACLRTECGECHFCKDMKKFGGPGRMKQSCIMRQCIAPVLPHTAVCVVCKEAGKEDTLEEEEDKFNFMLMECSICNEIVHPNCLKVSDATGVVNDELPNCWECPKCNHAGKTGKQKRGPGFKYASNLPGSLLREQRPQKEEGGEVLVAQAPKKRPDREETPRYRPEEVLHHRQPPMLSPSGLSRPRFEEKLRKKRKLFDEDEYEDLGVNKKVGLVFPRQKAGDFKTLPEVVALVTLSLCFSSPQERSDEPFFPKLLHQIKREEEDQEEEEEDYDEEDKEPHYRSAVAERRGRPGDEADDKEHKADLLPPPVKTPVADSDQSLCSSPQAGPSSEGGSETPEKGPRPKVRRKRRLPNKELSRELSKALNQEIQKTEDCLANENRQPFKTEPESENEEPKKPFRHHGGDLGDQRAHLRAKEMNGGTPWELRHFYPSPITPLGFNRSTPTTRPLPPHSPPKCVQMERHVIRPPPISPPPDRLPTREGRTHVLQRELWMRVFGFLSHKELCACMRVCKTWNRWCCDKRLWTTMDLNRCTSITPLMLSGVIRRQPASLDLSWTNISKKQLSWLINRLPGLRVLKLCGCSWVAVSALCTSNCPLLRMLDVQWVEGLKDAQMRDLLSPPTDNRPGQLDNRCKLRNVVELRLAGLDITDSSLRLISRQMPQLARLDLSYCNHVNDQSVNLLTAAGTTTRDSLTEINLSVCNRVTDHSLTFFKRCGSICQIDLRYCKQVSSMACERFIAEMSVSVPFGLKEERLLQKIS, encoded by the exons ATGGCCTTTTCACTAAGCGGAGACGAGGAGGATTATGAGTCAGATGCCGAACAG CAACGGGCGGCCAATCGCCCGAAGCCCAAGGTGGGAACGTCGGCGGCCATCAAGCTGCCGTCCAACCGCAACTCTTCGGGAGCGCGGCGACGGCGGACGCGATGCAGGAAGTGCGAGGCGTGCCTGCGCACAGAGTGTGGCGAGTGCCACTTCTGCAAGGACATGAAGAAGTTCGGGGGGCCGGGGCGCATGAAGCAGTCGTGCATAATGCGTCAGTGCATCGCG CCGGTGCTGCCCCACAcggcggtgtgtgtggtgtgcaaaGAGGCGGGGAAGGAGGACacactggaggaagaggaggacaagtTCAACTTCATGCTAATGGAGTGCTCCATCTGCAACGAGATCGTCCACCCCAACTGTCTCAAG GTGAGCGACGCTACGGGTGTGGTGAATGATGAACTGCCCAACTGTTGGGAATGCCCCAAGTGCAACCATGCAGGGAAAACAGGAAAA CAAAAAAGAGGCCCAGGATTCAAGTATGCCTCCAACCTCCCGGGCTCTCTGCTGCGGGAACAGAGGCcccagaaggaggaggggggcgaggtcCTGGTGGCCCAGGCCCCCAAGAAGCGCCCCGACCGGGAGGAGACGCCCAGGTACCGGCCGGAGGAGGTCCTGCACCACCGGCAGCCCCCCATGCTGTCCCCCAGTGGCCTGAGCCGACCCCGCTTCGAGGAGAagctgaggaagaagaggaagctcTTTGACGAGGACGAGTACGAGGACCTGGGCGTCAACAAGAAGGTAGGTCTGGTGTTTCCACGTCAAAAAGCCGGTGACTTTAAGACGCTTCCGGAGGTTGTTGCGTTGGTAACGTTGTCCCTTTGTTTCTCCTCCCCACAGGAAAGGTCGGACGAGCCCTTCTTCCCCAAACTCCTGCATCAGATcaaaagggaagaggaggaccaggaggaggaggaggaagactaCGACGAAGAAGACAAGGAGCCCCACTACCGCTCGGCGGTGGCGGAGAGACGCGGGCGCCCCGGGGACGAGGCGGACGACAAGGAGCACAAGGCGGACCTGCTGCCCCCGCCCGTCAAGACGCCGGTGGCCGACAGCGATCAGTCGCTCTGCAGCTCCCCGCAGGCGGGCCCCAGCAGCGAGGGGGGCAGCGAGACGCCTGAGAAGGGCCCGCGGCCCAAAGTGCGGCGCAAGCGGCGGCTGCCCAACAAGGAGCTGAGCCGGGAGCTGAGCAAGGCCCTGAACCAGGAGATCCAGAAGACGGAGGACTGCCTGGCCAACGAGAACCGCCAGCCCTTCAAGACGGAGCCCGAGAGCGAGAACGAGGAGCCCAAGAAGCCCTTCCGCCACCACGGCGGCGACCTGGGCGACCAGCGGGCCCACCTCCGCGCCAAGGAGATGAACGGCGGCACGCCCTGGGAGCTGCGCCACTTCTACCCCAGCCCCATCACGCCGCTGGGCTTCAACCGCAGCACGCCCACCACCCGCCCGCTGCCGCCACACTCGCCGCCCAAGTGCGTGCAGATGGAGCGCCACGTGATCCGGCcgccccccatcagccccccgcCGGACCGGCTGCCCACCAGGGAGGGCCGGACCCACGTGCTGCAGCGGGAGCTGTGGATGAGGGTGTTTGGTTTCCTCTCGCACAAGGAGCTGTGCGCCTGCATGCGGGTCTGCAAGACGTGGAACAGATG gtgCTGCGACAAGCGGCTGTGGACCACCATGGACCTGAACCGCTGCACGTCCATCACCCCGCTGATGCTGAGCGGGGTGATCCGCCGGCAGCCCGCCTCGCTCGACCTCAGCTGGACCAACATCTCTAAGAAGCAGCTCAGCTGGCTCATCAACCGgctgccag gCCTGCGCGTGCTGAAGCTCTGTGGGTGCTCCTGGGTGGCGGTGTCCGCCCTCTGCACCTCCAACTGCCCGCTGCTCCGCATGCTTGACGTCCAATGGGTGGAGGGCCTGAAGGACGCCCAGATGAGGGACCTGCTGTCCCCCCCCACGGACAACCGACCAG GCCAGCTGGACAACCGCTGCAAGCTGCGCAACGTGGTGGAGCTGCGGCTGGCGGGCCTGGACATCACGGACAGCTCGCTGCGCCTCATCAGCCGCCAGATGCCCCAGCTGGCGCGCCTGGACCTTAGCTACTGCAACCACGTCAACGACCAGTCGGTCAACCTGCTGACCGCCGCTGGCACCACCACCCGGGACTCGCTCACCGAGATCAACCTGTCAG TGTGTAACCGGGTGACGGACCACTCGCTCACCTTCTTCAAGCGCTGCGGCAGCATCTGCCAGATCGACCTGCGCTACTGCAAGCAGGTGAGCAGCATGGCCTGCGAGCGCTTCATCGCAGAGATGTCTGTGAGCGTGCCCTTCGGTCTGAAGGAGGAGAGACTGCTGCAGAAGATCAGCTAG
- the kdm2ba gene encoding lysine (K)-specific demethylase 2Ba isoform X2: MAFSLSGDEEDYESDAEQQRAANRPKPKVGTSAAIKLPSNRNSSGARRRRTRCRKCEACLRTECGECHFCKDMKKFGGPGRMKQSCIMRQCIAPVLPHTAVCVVCKEAGKEDTLEEEEDKFNFMLMECSICNEIVHPNCLKVSDATGVVNDELPNCWECPKCNHAGKTGKVCKQKRGPGFKYASNLPGSLLREQRPQKEEGGEVLVAQAPKKRPDREETPRYRPEEVLHHRQPPMLSPSGLSRPRFEEKLRKKRKLFDEDEYEDLGVNKKERSDEPFFPKLLHQIKREEEDQEEEEEDYDEEDKEPHYRSAVAERRGRPGDEADDKEHKADLLPPPVKTPVADSDQSLCSSPQAGPSSEGGSETPEKGPRPKVRRKRRLPNKELSRELSKALNQEIQKTEDCLANENRQPFKTEPESENEEPKKPFRHHGGDLGDQRAHLRAKEMNGGTPWELRHFYPSPITPLGFNRSTPTTRPLPPHSPPKCVQMERHVIRPPPISPPPDRLPTREGRTHVLQRELWMRVFGFLSHKELCACMRVCKTWNRWCCDKRLWTTMDLNRCTSITPLMLSGVIRRQPASLDLSWTNISKKQLSWLINRLPGLRVLKLCGCSWVAVSALCTSNCPLLRMLDVQWVEGLKDAQMRDLLSPPTDNRPGQLDNRCKLRNVVELRLAGLDITDSSLRLISRQMPQLARLDLSYCNHVNDQSVNLLTAAGTTTRDSLTEINLSVCNRVTDHSLTFFKRCGSICQIDLRYCKQVSSMACERFIAEMSVSVPFGLKEERLLQKIS; the protein is encoded by the exons ATGGCCTTTTCACTAAGCGGAGACGAGGAGGATTATGAGTCAGATGCCGAACAG CAACGGGCGGCCAATCGCCCGAAGCCCAAGGTGGGAACGTCGGCGGCCATCAAGCTGCCGTCCAACCGCAACTCTTCGGGAGCGCGGCGACGGCGGACGCGATGCAGGAAGTGCGAGGCGTGCCTGCGCACAGAGTGTGGCGAGTGCCACTTCTGCAAGGACATGAAGAAGTTCGGGGGGCCGGGGCGCATGAAGCAGTCGTGCATAATGCGTCAGTGCATCGCG CCGGTGCTGCCCCACAcggcggtgtgtgtggtgtgcaaaGAGGCGGGGAAGGAGGACacactggaggaagaggaggacaagtTCAACTTCATGCTAATGGAGTGCTCCATCTGCAACGAGATCGTCCACCCCAACTGTCTCAAG GTGAGCGACGCTACGGGTGTGGTGAATGATGAACTGCCCAACTGTTGGGAATGCCCCAAGTGCAACCATGCAGGGAAAACAGGAAAA GTATGTAAGCAAAAAAGAGGCCCAGGATTCAAGTATGCCTCCAACCTCCCGGGCTCTCTGCTGCGGGAACAGAGGCcccagaaggaggaggggggcgaggtcCTGGTGGCCCAGGCCCCCAAGAAGCGCCCCGACCGGGAGGAGACGCCCAGGTACCGGCCGGAGGAGGTCCTGCACCACCGGCAGCCCCCCATGCTGTCCCCCAGTGGCCTGAGCCGACCCCGCTTCGAGGAGAagctgaggaagaagaggaagctcTTTGACGAGGACGAGTACGAGGACCTGGGCGTCAACAAGAAG GAAAGGTCGGACGAGCCCTTCTTCCCCAAACTCCTGCATCAGATcaaaagggaagaggaggaccaggaggaggaggaggaagactaCGACGAAGAAGACAAGGAGCCCCACTACCGCTCGGCGGTGGCGGAGAGACGCGGGCGCCCCGGGGACGAGGCGGACGACAAGGAGCACAAGGCGGACCTGCTGCCCCCGCCCGTCAAGACGCCGGTGGCCGACAGCGATCAGTCGCTCTGCAGCTCCCCGCAGGCGGGCCCCAGCAGCGAGGGGGGCAGCGAGACGCCTGAGAAGGGCCCGCGGCCCAAAGTGCGGCGCAAGCGGCGGCTGCCCAACAAGGAGCTGAGCCGGGAGCTGAGCAAGGCCCTGAACCAGGAGATCCAGAAGACGGAGGACTGCCTGGCCAACGAGAACCGCCAGCCCTTCAAGACGGAGCCCGAGAGCGAGAACGAGGAGCCCAAGAAGCCCTTCCGCCACCACGGCGGCGACCTGGGCGACCAGCGGGCCCACCTCCGCGCCAAGGAGATGAACGGCGGCACGCCCTGGGAGCTGCGCCACTTCTACCCCAGCCCCATCACGCCGCTGGGCTTCAACCGCAGCACGCCCACCACCCGCCCGCTGCCGCCACACTCGCCGCCCAAGTGCGTGCAGATGGAGCGCCACGTGATCCGGCcgccccccatcagccccccgcCGGACCGGCTGCCCACCAGGGAGGGCCGGACCCACGTGCTGCAGCGGGAGCTGTGGATGAGGGTGTTTGGTTTCCTCTCGCACAAGGAGCTGTGCGCCTGCATGCGGGTCTGCAAGACGTGGAACAGATG gtgCTGCGACAAGCGGCTGTGGACCACCATGGACCTGAACCGCTGCACGTCCATCACCCCGCTGATGCTGAGCGGGGTGATCCGCCGGCAGCCCGCCTCGCTCGACCTCAGCTGGACCAACATCTCTAAGAAGCAGCTCAGCTGGCTCATCAACCGgctgccag gCCTGCGCGTGCTGAAGCTCTGTGGGTGCTCCTGGGTGGCGGTGTCCGCCCTCTGCACCTCCAACTGCCCGCTGCTCCGCATGCTTGACGTCCAATGGGTGGAGGGCCTGAAGGACGCCCAGATGAGGGACCTGCTGTCCCCCCCCACGGACAACCGACCAG GCCAGCTGGACAACCGCTGCAAGCTGCGCAACGTGGTGGAGCTGCGGCTGGCGGGCCTGGACATCACGGACAGCTCGCTGCGCCTCATCAGCCGCCAGATGCCCCAGCTGGCGCGCCTGGACCTTAGCTACTGCAACCACGTCAACGACCAGTCGGTCAACCTGCTGACCGCCGCTGGCACCACCACCCGGGACTCGCTCACCGAGATCAACCTGTCAG TGTGTAACCGGGTGACGGACCACTCGCTCACCTTCTTCAAGCGCTGCGGCAGCATCTGCCAGATCGACCTGCGCTACTGCAAGCAGGTGAGCAGCATGGCCTGCGAGCGCTTCATCGCAGAGATGTCTGTGAGCGTGCCCTTCGGTCTGAAGGAGGAGAGACTGCTGCAGAAGATCAGCTAG
- the rnf34a gene encoding E3 ubiquitin-protein ligase RNF34a isoform X3 — protein MKAGASSMWASCCGLLNEVMGTGAVRGQQPGFGAGAGPFRFAPSAGYSTYPPTASGTQSLVCKACGQTFSVFRRKHVCRDCKKCFCSLCSLLQEGLRACATCSLLRATAFQRPRLMRLRVKDLRQYLLLRDIPTDTCREKEDLVDLVLCHRRSEGEDVHQHEADRAEPPHEDHPHTAGLRPRSPPAPPASVAPSASEPAALPAPPGEGPLGRGDSSDSNQVSSQGNGDATSVSLLNLDPTPSVPTHEVTPQARRRARASLSDLSGARDIESLSVRQLKEILSRNFVNYSGCCEKWELVERVSRLHRETEENRRSMDNLSAAVTADVDKARLSSQDDHLCRICMDAVIDCVLLECGHMVTCTKCGKRMSECPICRQYVVRAVHVFKS, from the exons ATGAAG GCTGGGGCCTCGTCCATGTGGGCTTCATGCTGTGGTCTGCTGAATGAGGTCATGGGCACGGGGGCAGTGAGAGGCCAGCAGCCAGGCTTTGGAGCTGGTGCTGGACCCTTTCGCTTCGCACCCAGTGCGGGATACTCTACGTATCCGCCGACCGCCTCGGGGACCCAAAGTCTTGTGTGCAAAGCCTGTGGCCAGACCTTTTCTGTCTTCAGACGCAAG CACGTCTGCCGCGACTGCAAGAAGTGCTTCTGCTCGCTGTGCTCGCTGCTCCAGGAGGGCCTGCGCGCGTGCGCCACCTGCAGCCTGCTGAGGGCCACTGCCTTCCAGCGGCCGCGGCTCATGCGGCTGCGCGTGAAGGACCTGCGGCAGTACCTGTTGCTGCGCGACATCCCAACGGACACCTGCCGCGAGAAGGAGGACCTGGTGGACCTGGTGCTCTGCCACCGCCGCTCCGAGGGGGAGGACGTCCACCAGCACGAGGCGGACCGCGCGGAGCCCCCCCACGAGGACCACCCCCACACCGCCGGCCTCCGCCCTCGCTCGCCCCCTGCGCCGCCGGCCTCGGTCGCCCCGTCGGCGTCGGAGCCGGCggccctccccgccccccccggggagGGGCCGCTCGGCAGGGGGGACAGCTCCGACAGCAACCAGGTGAGCAGCCAG GGCAACGGCGATGCcacgtctgtctccctcctcaacTTGGACCCTACCCCAAGTGTCCCCACTCATGAG gtgACCCCCCAGGCGCGGAGGCGGGCCCGGGCCTCGCTGTCTGACCTCTCAGGGGCACGGGACATCGAGAGCCTGTCGGTCCGGCAGCTGAAAGAGATCCTGTCCAGGAACTTTGTCAACTACTCTGGGTGCTGTGAGAAGTGGGAGCTGGTGGAGCGGGTGAGCCGTCTGCACCGGGAGACGGAGGAGAACCGGAGATCAA TGGACAACCTGAGTGCTGCTGTGACTGCAG aTGTCGACAAGGCCAGGCTGTCCAGCCAAGACGACCACCTGTGCCGTATCTGCATGGATGCCGTGATCGACTGCGTGTTGCTGGAGTGCGGTCACATGGTCACGTGCACCAAGTGCGGAAAGAGGATGAGCGAGTGTCCCATCTGCAGGCAGTACGTGGTTAGGGCCGTGCACGTCTTCAAGTCCTGA
- the rnf34a gene encoding E3 ubiquitin-protein ligase RNF34a isoform X2 has translation MKAGASSMWASCCGLLNEVMGTGAVRGQQPGFGAGAGPFRFAPSAGYSTYPPTASGTQSLVCKACGQTFSVFRRKHVCRDCKKCFCSLCSLLQEGLRACATCSLLRATAFQRPRLMRLRVKDLRQYLLLRDIPTDTCREKEDLVDLVLCHRRSEGEDVHQHEADRAEPPHEDHPHTAGLRPRSPPAPPASVAPSASEPAALPAPPGEGPLGRGDSSDSNQGNGDATSVSLLNLDPTPSVPTHEVTPQARRRARASLSDLSGARDIESLSVRQLKEILSRNFVNYSGCCEKWELVERVSRLHRETEENRRSMDNLSAAVTAVVALPPPPPICNGVLGDVDKARLSSQDDHLCRICMDAVIDCVLLECGHMVTCTKCGKRMSECPICRQYVVRAVHVFKS, from the exons ATGAAG GCTGGGGCCTCGTCCATGTGGGCTTCATGCTGTGGTCTGCTGAATGAGGTCATGGGCACGGGGGCAGTGAGAGGCCAGCAGCCAGGCTTTGGAGCTGGTGCTGGACCCTTTCGCTTCGCACCCAGTGCGGGATACTCTACGTATCCGCCGACCGCCTCGGGGACCCAAAGTCTTGTGTGCAAAGCCTGTGGCCAGACCTTTTCTGTCTTCAGACGCAAG CACGTCTGCCGCGACTGCAAGAAGTGCTTCTGCTCGCTGTGCTCGCTGCTCCAGGAGGGCCTGCGCGCGTGCGCCACCTGCAGCCTGCTGAGGGCCACTGCCTTCCAGCGGCCGCGGCTCATGCGGCTGCGCGTGAAGGACCTGCGGCAGTACCTGTTGCTGCGCGACATCCCAACGGACACCTGCCGCGAGAAGGAGGACCTGGTGGACCTGGTGCTCTGCCACCGCCGCTCCGAGGGGGAGGACGTCCACCAGCACGAGGCGGACCGCGCGGAGCCCCCCCACGAGGACCACCCCCACACCGCCGGCCTCCGCCCTCGCTCGCCCCCTGCGCCGCCGGCCTCGGTCGCCCCGTCGGCGTCGGAGCCGGCggccctccccgccccccccggggagGGGCCGCTCGGCAGGGGGGACAGCTCCGACAGCAACCAG GGCAACGGCGATGCcacgtctgtctccctcctcaacTTGGACCCTACCCCAAGTGTCCCCACTCATGAG gtgACCCCCCAGGCGCGGAGGCGGGCCCGGGCCTCGCTGTCTGACCTCTCAGGGGCACGGGACATCGAGAGCCTGTCGGTCCGGCAGCTGAAAGAGATCCTGTCCAGGAACTTTGTCAACTACTCTGGGTGCTGTGAGAAGTGGGAGCTGGTGGAGCGGGTGAGCCGTCTGCACCGGGAGACGGAGGAGAACCGGAGATCAA TGGACAACCTGAGTGCTGCTGTGACTGCAG TGGTGGCgttgcctccccctcctcctatcTGCAATGGTGTCCTCGGAG aTGTCGACAAGGCCAGGCTGTCCAGCCAAGACGACCACCTGTGCCGTATCTGCATGGATGCCGTGATCGACTGCGTGTTGCTGGAGTGCGGTCACATGGTCACGTGCACCAAGTGCGGAAAGAGGATGAGCGAGTGTCCCATCTGCAGGCAGTACGTGGTTAGGGCCGTGCACGTCTTCAAGTCCTGA
- the rnf34a gene encoding E3 ubiquitin-protein ligase RNF34a isoform X1: protein MKAGASSMWASCCGLLNEVMGTGAVRGQQPGFGAGAGPFRFAPSAGYSTYPPTASGTQSLVCKACGQTFSVFRRKHVCRDCKKCFCSLCSLLQEGLRACATCSLLRATAFQRPRLMRLRVKDLRQYLLLRDIPTDTCREKEDLVDLVLCHRRSEGEDVHQHEADRAEPPHEDHPHTAGLRPRSPPAPPASVAPSASEPAALPAPPGEGPLGRGDSSDSNQVSSQGNGDATSVSLLNLDPTPSVPTHEVTPQARRRARASLSDLSGARDIESLSVRQLKEILSRNFVNYSGCCEKWELVERVSRLHRETEENRRSMDNLSAAVTAVVALPPPPPICNGVLGDVDKARLSSQDDHLCRICMDAVIDCVLLECGHMVTCTKCGKRMSECPICRQYVVRAVHVFKS from the exons ATGAAG GCTGGGGCCTCGTCCATGTGGGCTTCATGCTGTGGTCTGCTGAATGAGGTCATGGGCACGGGGGCAGTGAGAGGCCAGCAGCCAGGCTTTGGAGCTGGTGCTGGACCCTTTCGCTTCGCACCCAGTGCGGGATACTCTACGTATCCGCCGACCGCCTCGGGGACCCAAAGTCTTGTGTGCAAAGCCTGTGGCCAGACCTTTTCTGTCTTCAGACGCAAG CACGTCTGCCGCGACTGCAAGAAGTGCTTCTGCTCGCTGTGCTCGCTGCTCCAGGAGGGCCTGCGCGCGTGCGCCACCTGCAGCCTGCTGAGGGCCACTGCCTTCCAGCGGCCGCGGCTCATGCGGCTGCGCGTGAAGGACCTGCGGCAGTACCTGTTGCTGCGCGACATCCCAACGGACACCTGCCGCGAGAAGGAGGACCTGGTGGACCTGGTGCTCTGCCACCGCCGCTCCGAGGGGGAGGACGTCCACCAGCACGAGGCGGACCGCGCGGAGCCCCCCCACGAGGACCACCCCCACACCGCCGGCCTCCGCCCTCGCTCGCCCCCTGCGCCGCCGGCCTCGGTCGCCCCGTCGGCGTCGGAGCCGGCggccctccccgccccccccggggagGGGCCGCTCGGCAGGGGGGACAGCTCCGACAGCAACCAGGTGAGCAGCCAG GGCAACGGCGATGCcacgtctgtctccctcctcaacTTGGACCCTACCCCAAGTGTCCCCACTCATGAG gtgACCCCCCAGGCGCGGAGGCGGGCCCGGGCCTCGCTGTCTGACCTCTCAGGGGCACGGGACATCGAGAGCCTGTCGGTCCGGCAGCTGAAAGAGATCCTGTCCAGGAACTTTGTCAACTACTCTGGGTGCTGTGAGAAGTGGGAGCTGGTGGAGCGGGTGAGCCGTCTGCACCGGGAGACGGAGGAGAACCGGAGATCAA TGGACAACCTGAGTGCTGCTGTGACTGCAG TGGTGGCgttgcctccccctcctcctatcTGCAATGGTGTCCTCGGAG aTGTCGACAAGGCCAGGCTGTCCAGCCAAGACGACCACCTGTGCCGTATCTGCATGGATGCCGTGATCGACTGCGTGTTGCTGGAGTGCGGTCACATGGTCACGTGCACCAAGTGCGGAAAGAGGATGAGCGAGTGTCCCATCTGCAGGCAGTACGTGGTTAGGGCCGTGCACGTCTTCAAGTCCTGA
- the anapc5 gene encoding anaphase-promoting complex subunit 5 has translation MASVHESLYFNPMMTNGVVHANVFGIKDWVTPYKISVLSLLYEMTTSKIALQEKRRLNKLILPLQQGPDLQLGQFLKTVEDCCPQTAFAVKIRLNEMADGELKDMEFFFTTLPNPTFDSEAYKTSVVGLFIRHMLLAYNKLSFSQVYKLYKSLQHYYHVYDAKPVDGQMGVPTFVADDSDMDLTSTEVTIGDKMERELDSPLLISELRNEDPVSRGPLSQKQAEYFLAKQAYLLKNDDNKALRPAKLQEELNNMLKFNPDFAEAHYLNYLNSMRVQDIYISTHSLLHYFDRLILSGSEGKSNGDEGYGRSLRYAALNLASLHCRFGHYQLADLALQEAIRIAQESNDHVCLQHCLSWLYTLEQMKGSDSSVLTEDSVKMAAHFCLPYLASLGIQSLVQQGAVQGKSAHELMDALKDTDILHWKHSLSELIEISLAQTISIWRMYGKSTMAQQQAQLLLNMSSLEPVNFGVTQNNTEAFAVALCHLAELHAEQGLYGGTTEIFKHLKEQFPPHTQHAKLWMLCDLKIQFEKHMNDGKYHLAQPLVPAIRAQNKTEGLYRKAQVLKSLSRTTEAYRILQKLQVHCEKTRCTETIIRVLLSTAELHWESSDFSTGLPLLLQALTLSRKHHLQALASRTLLHLAFTQLMLGVPEQALSVLHEALEPILAHGGIMDKGRALMLAARCQMALVATRPNGREQAAVAIHTLDEAASYFSTLNCKERLRDVRYLQARLHSSLGQTAQRNRCAMLFHLLDRELQTPRAPTDMRL, from the exons ATGGCAAGCGTACACGAGAGTTTATATTTCAACCCCATGATGACAAATGGTGTAGTTCACGCCAATGTGTTCGGTATTAAAGACTGGGTGACGCCGTACAAAATCTCCGTCCTTTCCTTGCTGTACGAGATGACAACTTCCAAGATCGCTCTGCAAGAAAAAAGACGGCTCAACAAACTGATTTTGCCCTTACAACAG GGTCCAGACCTGCAACTTGGACAGTTCCTTAAAACTGTCGAGGATTGTTGCCCTCAAACTGCATTCGCTGTAAAAATCAG GTTGAATGAGATGGCTGATGGAGAACTTAAAGACATGGAGTTCTTCTTCACAACCCTACCTAATCCGACATTTGACTCTGAGGCATATAAAACAAGTGTTGTCG GTCTGTTTATTAGACACATGCTCCTAGCCTACAACAAGCTTTCCTTTAGCCAGGTGTACAAACTATACAAGTCCCTGCAGCACTACTATCACGTTTACGACGCCAAGCCAGTCGATGGGCAGATGGGGGTGCCGACGTTTGTCGCCGATGACTCGGATATGGACCTCACCAGTACTGAAGTAACCATTGGGGACAAGATGGAGAGGGAGTTGGACTCCCCTCTGCTTATATCAGAGCTTCG AAATGAAGATCCAGTCAGCAGAGGTCCCCTCTCACAGAAACAAGCGGAATACTTTCTTGCCAAACAG GCATACCTCCTGAAGAACGATGACAACAAAGCCCTGAGGCCTGCCAAGCTCCAGGAGGAGCTCAACAACATGCTAAAGTTCAACCCCGACTTCGCTGAGGCG CACTACCTGAACTACCTGAACAGCATGCGGGTCCAGGACATTTACATCTCCACCCACAGCCTGCTGCACTACTTCGACCGCCTCATCCTGTCCGGCAGCGAGGGCAAGAGCAACGGGGACGAGGGCTACGGGCGCAGTCTTCGCTACGCCGCGCTCAATCTGGCCAGCCTCCACTGCCGCTTCGGCCACTA TCAACTGGCTGACCTTGCTCTGCAAGAGGCTATCCGCATCGCCCAGGAGTCCAACGACCACGTGTGTCTTCAGCATTGCctg AGCTGGCTCTACACGCTGGAGCAGATGAAGGGGTCCGACAGCTCGGTGCTGACAGAGGACTCGGTGAAGATGGCCGCCCACTTCTGCCTGCCG tACTTGGCCTCTCTGGGCATCCAGTcgctggtccagcagggggcggtccAGGGCAAGTCAGCCCACGAGCTGATGGACGCGCTGAAGGACACGGACATCCTGCACTGGAAGCACAGTCTTTCGGAGCTCATCGAGATCAGCCTGGCGCAGACCATCTCCATATGGAGGATGTACGGCAAGAG CACCATGGCCCAGCAGCAGGCCCAGCTGCTTCTCAACATGAGCAGTCTGGAGCCCGTTAACTTCGGCGTCACGCAGAACAACACGGAGGCCTTCGCCGTGGCTCTCTGCCACCTGGCTGAGCTGCACGCTgagcag GGCCTCTATGGGGGCACCACAGAGATCTTCAAGCACCTCAAGGAGCAGTTTCCTCCACACACGCAACACGCCAAA CTCTGGATGCTGTGTGACCTGAAGATCCAGTTTGAGAAGCACATGAACGACGGGAAGTACCACCTGGCCCAGCCTCTGGTCCCCGCCATCAGGGCCCAGAACAAGACAGAGGGTCTCTACAG GAAGGCCCAGGTGTTGAAGTCGCTCAGCCGCACCACGGAGGCGTACCGCATCCTGCAGAAGCTCCAGGTGCACTGTGAGAAGACCAGGTGCACCGAGACCATCATCAG GGTCCTGCTCTCCACGGCGGAGCTCCACTGGGAGTCCTCAGACTTCTCCACAGGGCTTCCCCTGCTGCTGCAGGCCCTGACCCTGTCCCGCAAGCACCACCTCCAGGCCTTGGCTTccaggaccctcctccacctggcctTCACCCAG CTGATGTTGGGGGTCCCTGAGCAGGCGCTCAGCGTCCTCCACGAGGCCCTGGAGCCCATCCTGGCCCACGGCGGCATCATGGACAAAGGGCGCGCGCTGATGCTGGCAGCCCGTTGTCAGATGGCCCTGGTCGCCACGCGGCCCAACGGACGAGAGCAAGCAG CCGTGGCCATCCACACTCTGGACGAGGCCGCCTCCTACTTCTCCACCCTCAACTGTAAGGAGCGGCTGCGGGACGTCCGCTACCTGCAGGCGCGTCTCCACAGCTCGCTGGGGCAGACCGCCCAGCGCAACCGCTGCGCCATGCTCTTCCACCTCCTGGACCGCGAGCTGCAGACCCCCAGGGCGCCCACCGACATGAGGCTCTGA